A section of the Campylobacter porcelli genome encodes:
- the nhaA gene encoding Na+/H+ antiporter NhaA, with protein sequence MKLKFITTFLKHESFGGVLLIIATILALIFQNGVLSHFYQEILRSEFSVGFREFTLAKPLILWVNDGLMAIFFFVVGLELKREIIEGELSNPSQIALPIIGALGGVVCPALIFWGFNYSDEFAIRGWAIPTATDIAFALGVLMLLGNRVPSSLKIFLLTLAIIDDLCAIVIIALFYTTELSATSLGISFICVIILFILNRLKVNKKSIFLLFTLILWFSVLKSGVHATIAGVVAAFFIPMRDSSGGSMLKELEKDLHGVTSYFILPIFAFVNAGVGLAGVDPKQLINSVGMGIFFGLFFGKQLGVFLFSLIFIKLGFAKLPEGSSWLQFYGVCILTGIGFTMSLFVGALAYNDSPAFYHADKLAILLASFAAGVVGYIYLFLLCKPKKA encoded by the coding sequence ATGAAATTAAAATTTATCACAACCTTCCTTAAGCACGAGAGCTTTGGCGGCGTTTTGCTAATTATTGCTACGATTTTGGCTTTGATATTTCAAAATGGTGTCTTAAGCCACTTTTATCAAGAGATTTTAAGATCGGAATTTAGCGTTGGGTTTAGAGAATTTACCCTAGCTAAGCCACTGATTTTATGGGTAAATGATGGACTTATGGCGATATTTTTCTTTGTTGTGGGCTTAGAGCTTAAACGAGAGATAATAGAAGGTGAGCTATCAAACCCTAGCCAAATAGCCCTACCTATAATCGGCGCTCTTGGCGGGGTTGTTTGTCCGGCTTTGATATTTTGGGGATTTAATTATAGCGATGAGTTTGCCATAAGGGGCTGGGCTATACCTACTGCTACTGATATTGCCTTTGCACTTGGTGTGCTTATGCTCCTTGGCAATAGAGTGCCTAGCTCTTTAAAGATATTTTTGCTAACTCTAGCTATTATAGATGATCTTTGTGCGATTGTGATTATAGCGCTATTTTACACTACTGAGCTATCGGCTACATCGCTTGGAATTTCATTTATTTGCGTAATTATTCTATTTATCCTAAACCGCTTAAAGGTAAATAAAAAATCCATATTTCTACTCTTTACGCTAATTTTATGGTTTAGCGTATTAAAAAGCGGCGTCCATGCTACCATAGCTGGGGTTGTAGCGGCATTTTTCATACCTATGAGAGATAGCTCTGGTGGCAGTATGCTAAAAGAGCTTGAAAAAGATCTCCACGGAGTTACAAGCTACTTTATATTACCGATTTTTGCCTTTGTAAATGCTGGAGTTGGCTTAGCTGGAGTTGATCCTAAACAGCTGATAAATTCAGTTGGTATGGGGATATTCTTTGGCTTATTTTTTGGTAAGCAACTAGGGGTGTTTTTATTTAGCCTTATATTTATCAAGCTTGGCTTTGCTAAGCTCCCTGAAGGATCAAGCTGGTTACAATTTTACGGAGTGTGTATCCTAACTGGAATAGGCTTTACTATGAGCTTATTTGTAGGAGCATTAGCGTATAATGATAGTCCAGCATTTTATCACGCTGATAAATTAGCAATATTATTAGCTAGTTTTGCTGCTGGAGTGGTGGGATATATCTATCTATTTTTACTATGCAAACCTAAAAAAGCATAA
- a CDS encoding S8 family serine peptidase yields MKSSIKLSLILPIYLFGVTDFELINYNDKSVTGDGVFVGVIDSAINKDHPSLSGQIQDQIYSEYKGGDYTPNFSVDTHGSHVAGIILAKPSDGVSGVATDAKAYGVQITGHNTDGSTKFTAPNVYDYFKDKNIAAINNSWNATVYPLSGLNSLTSSSPLFLQYANNPKQFLPSIQKDTVANDLIKLSKEKQILSVFASGNEGIISPGIMALAPYYDEDIRSIIVVTALDSSQISKDSDGKFVVTTKRSDNYDYLSAPTTYSNGLKGVYNFSLAAPGTSIKNVNASYGTTDILTGKLDKDLYRVSSGTSMAAPMVTGAAALVAQKFPFMSGKQIADTLLSTANKDYIGPKVIVKETVTGKTLCDNGSLCPSTKKYTIFYVDSKIPKKEDGSIDEKAVEMDLLNSGYFGINWKYDRMSHMAAIDDKDYPWVQEVKKEDLFGQGILDIDKALKGLGILDANRLNDIDVKSEFGETAVYYSLDTKGSDAEFSNDISQRKWEANTHNPEAYNLPKNLDNLNVGLIKSGSGVLTLSGANSYEGATVINGGGIRLLSKDSKRAQIAGSVYVNNGSTLSGNGVIKQNLTNDNSIIRPGNEDLSDLVVDGTYTQKGQNSKLILDFGNDDNSQLIAKDYSINGGDLEYNPLKQYYAVNKEIKIQLGGLATHIGNFNKVEIASNNSIDFEIKLDGDKTTINKDPISIPPIHETEVPSNPQDPTPPSNLAPSQPEQPNTPSQPVAPSEPNNNQNNQQDPNNNQNNNQQNSNQQTPNNSQNSGTIIVTPVIKPNAYNSNSTTLSQTMRNIRSDVNLSEKYNQFFNTLDSSDSNTYQETMSRIEGNSVFDLTSITTQNHTSFYQNNMLFSINPVSSTLFSYNSNPYDNGIFVASVASDYAIDLGFDSLKPKNYWYINPTYKRYNGNGFDGYQSGVSLNLAHKIDDGTISYGIGASKSSLDFDIGAKSKSDTLSLALNYTYDLGSFKLLSGGSVLVAFNENERELSGTIKGKYKSYNSNLELGVAKDYSVANLTISPLAYLSYGYIYQDSFNESGEIFAKSYDSISHDTIIAAAGLNGSYQISDNLRYIGYALYERMLQGYNMDAKAEFNDFRGEKFTQRYHLDKNRLNIGLGAEYAANSGYFFKFAVGGEFASTSDNLNLSATIGKRF; encoded by the coding sequence ATGAAATCTTCAATTAAATTGTCACTGATACTACCTATATATCTATTTGGCGTTACGGATTTTGAGCTTATCAATTATAATGATAAGAGTGTAACGGGCGATGGGGTCTTTGTGGGAGTTATAGATAGTGCGATAAATAAAGATCACCCTAGCTTATCAGGGCAAATTCAAGATCAAATTTACTCTGAGTATAAAGGCGGCGATTATACTCCAAATTTTTCAGTTGATACCCATGGTAGCCATGTGGCTGGGATCATACTAGCTAAGCCAAGTGATGGAGTAAGTGGAGTTGCTACAGATGCAAAGGCTTATGGAGTTCAGATAACTGGGCATAATACCGATGGTTCCACTAAATTTACAGCTCCAAATGTATATGATTATTTCAAAGATAAGAATATAGCAGCTATTAATAATAGCTGGAATGCTACAGTATATCCGCTATCTGGATTAAATTCGCTTACTAGCTCATCACCTTTATTTTTGCAATATGCTAATAATCCAAAACAATTTCTACCCTCAATTCAAAAGGATACAGTAGCAAATGATCTTATAAAATTATCTAAAGAGAAGCAAATTCTTAGTGTTTTTGCCTCTGGTAATGAAGGGATCATATCTCCTGGGATTATGGCTTTAGCTCCATACTATGATGAAGACATCAGATCTATAATTGTAGTAACGGCACTAGATAGCTCTCAAATTAGCAAAGATAGTGATGGTAAATTTGTAGTAACCACAAAAAGGAGTGATAATTATGATTATTTGAGTGCTCCTACTACATATTCTAATGGATTAAAGGGTGTTTATAATTTTAGTTTAGCAGCACCTGGAACTAGTATTAAAAATGTAAATGCTAGTTATGGCACTACTGATATTTTAACAGGTAAGCTAGATAAGGATCTATATAGAGTCTCTAGCGGAACTTCTATGGCAGCTCCTATGGTAACTGGCGCAGCTGCTTTAGTAGCTCAAAAATTCCCATTTATGAGTGGCAAACAGATAGCCGATACCCTGCTTTCTACTGCTAATAAAGATTATATAGGTCCTAAGGTTATAGTAAAAGAGACTGTAACGGGAAAAACTCTTTGCGATAATGGCAGTCTTTGCCCTAGCACAAAAAAATACACAATATTTTATGTAGATAGCAAAATTCCAAAAAAGGAAGATGGCAGTATAGATGAAAAAGCTGTTGAGATGGATTTATTAAATTCGGGATATTTTGGTATAAATTGGAAATATGATCGTATGAGCCATATGGCAGCTATTGATGATAAAGATTATCCATGGGTTCAAGAGGTTAAGAAAGAGGATCTATTTGGTCAAGGAATTTTAGATATTGATAAGGCTTTAAAAGGTTTAGGGATTTTAGATGCAAATAGATTAAATGATATAGATGTAAAAAGCGAATTTGGCGAGACTGCTGTGTATTACTCACTAGATACTAAGGGCAGTGATGCTGAATTTAGCAATGATATAAGCCAAAGAAAATGGGAGGCTAATACTCACAACCCTGAAGCTTATAATCTACCTAAGAATTTAGATAATTTAAATGTTGGGCTTATAAAGTCTGGGAGTGGGGTTTTAACCCTAAGTGGTGCTAATAGCTATGAGGGTGCTACTGTGATAAATGGTGGTGGCATAAGACTATTAAGCAAAGATAGTAAAAGAGCACAAATCGCTGGAAGTGTCTATGTAAATAACGGCTCAACCCTAAGTGGTAATGGGGTTATTAAGCAAAATTTAACTAATGATAACTCAATTATCCGCCCTGGTAATGAGGATTTAAGTGATCTAGTAGTAGATGGCACATATACGCAAAAGGGTCAAAACTCAAAGCTTATTTTGGATTTTGGCAATGATGATAATTCGCAATTGATCGCTAAAGATTATAGCATTAATGGCGGAGATTTGGAGTATAATCCATTAAAGCAGTATTACGCAGTTAATAAAGAGATTAAAATTCAATTAGGCGGCTTGGCTACTCATATAGGTAATTTTAATAAGGTTGAGATAGCTAGCAACAATAGTATTGATTTTGAGATTAAGCTTGATGGGGATAAAACTACGATAAATAAAGATCCGATCTCTATACCGCCAATCCACGAAACCGAAGTGCCATCTAATCCGCAAGACCCAACCCCACCATCTAATTTAGCTCCATCTCAACCAGAGCAGCCAAATACGCCATCGCAACCAGTTGCCCCTAGTGAGCCAAATAATAACCAAAACAACCAACAAGATCCTAATAACAACCAAAACAATAACCAACAAAATAGCAACCAGCAAACCCCTAACAATAGCCAAAATAGTGGAACAATAATAGTAACTCCCGTAATCAAGCCTAATGCCTATAATAGCAACTCTACTACGCTTAGTCAGACTATGAGAAATATCAGAAGCGATGTAAATTTAAGTGAGAAATATAATCAATTTTTCAATACCCTTGATAGCAGTGATTCTAATACCTATCAAGAGACTATGAGTCGTATAGAAGGTAATTCTGTATTTGATTTGACATCAATTACTACGCAAAATCACACTAGCTTTTATCAAAACAATATGCTCTTTAGCATAAATCCAGTAAGCTCAACTCTATTTTCTTATAATTCAAATCCGTATGATAATGGAATTTTTGTCGCGTCTGTGGCTAGTGATTATGCTATAGATTTGGGATTTGATAGTTTAAAACCAAAAAATTATTGGTATATCAATCCAACTTATAAAAGATATAATGGTAATGGATTTGATGGCTATCAAAGCGGAGTTAGCTTAAATTTAGCCCATAAAATAGATGATGGGACTATATCTTATGGGATTGGAGCTAGTAAATCTAGCTTGGATTTTGATATTGGTGCAAAATCCAAAAGCGATACTTTAAGCTTAGCGTTAAATTATACATATGACCTTGGCTCATTTAAGCTATTAAGCGGTGGGTCAGTTTTAGTAGCCTTTAATGAGAATGAAAGAGAGCTAAGTGGCACTATAAAAGGTAAATATAAAAGCTATAACTCAAATTTAGAGCTTGGAGTAGCTAAGGATTATAGTGTAGCTAACCTTACTATATCGCCTCTTGCATATTTAAGCTATGGCTATATCTATCAAGATAGCTTTAATGAAAGTGGAGAGATATTTGCTAAAAGCTATGATAGTATAAGCCACGATACCATCATAGCAGCAGCTGGGCTAAATGGCTCATATCAGATTAGCGATAATCTAAGATATATAGGTTATGCTCTATATGAAAGAATGCTACAAGGATATAATATGGATGCTAAGGCTGAATTTAACGACTTTAGAGGTGAGAAATTTACCCAAAGATACCACCTAGATAAAAATAGATTAAATATCGGCTTAGGGGCAGAGTATGCGGCAAATAGTGGCTATTTTTTCAAATTTGCAGTAGGTGGTGAGTTTGCTTCTACTAGCGATAATTTAAATTTATCAGCCACGATTGGCAAGAGATTTTAA
- the recJ gene encoding single-stranded-DNA-specific exonuclease RecJ gives MLDKEAIKELLSSRFSNDIHTKLSQIPLPCELKDTFKAAKRIKEAIQNDELIAVVGDYDVDGIVSTAIMDEFLSDMSANYTIKIPNRFKDGYGLNEEIIKELDNTTLIITVDNGISAIEAAKICKQKGIDLIITDHHMPLPTLPDAYAIINPKQETCPFPNIEICGAQVAWYLIGALKDVCNLKSYDMAKFLDLLTLAIIADMMELRDLNRILVRLGLVRINSSKRACFEAIKNYYNKDKFEFDDIGFLIAPLINSAGRMDDATISFKFLRSKSLGEANEYLDIISRFNASRKEQEKALFESSQNEINENEDIIVTWGDEWHEGVIGIVAGRLAKKYKKPAIVFSIDGNKAKGSARSVGKFDILSLIASQESLLCGYGGHKGAAGLVIESANLSKFKTAINQSCFLQELYDFSVNDEILGEIDPAAIDYELLEILEFFEPYGQKNPRPLFELKKAMVKSAKKIGKDETHLKIILQKNNKTLEAIFFNYDYLPKNGENIDILVTISKNSFRGLITPQLLIKEIIKQEQK, from the coding sequence ATGCTAGATAAAGAAGCTATTAAGGAGTTATTAAGCAGTCGTTTTAGCAACGATATCCATACTAAATTATCTCAAATTCCATTGCCTTGTGAATTAAAAGATACATTCAAAGCAGCCAAAAGGATAAAAGAGGCGATACAAAATGATGAGCTAATCGCAGTTGTGGGGGATTATGATGTAGATGGGATTGTAAGCACGGCTATTATGGATGAATTTTTAAGCGATATGTCAGCAAACTACACGATAAAAATTCCAAATAGATTTAAAGATGGTTATGGCTTAAATGAGGAGATTATCAAAGAACTAGATAACACCACTTTAATCATTACCGTTGATAATGGTATAAGTGCTATAGAAGCAGCAAAAATCTGTAAGCAAAAGGGCATTGATCTAATCATCACAGATCATCATATGCCACTTCCTACACTTCCAGATGCATACGCTATAATAAATCCAAAGCAAGAGACCTGCCCCTTCCCAAATATCGAAATTTGCGGTGCTCAGGTGGCTTGGTATTTGATTGGAGCTTTAAAAGATGTATGTAATCTAAAAAGCTATGATATGGCTAAATTTCTTGATCTTTTAACCTTAGCAATTATCGCTGATATGATGGAATTAAGGGATTTAAATAGAATTTTAGTCCGCCTTGGGCTGGTGCGTATAAACTCTAGCAAAAGAGCCTGTTTTGAAGCGATCAAAAACTACTATAATAAGGATAAATTTGAATTTGATGATATTGGATTTTTGATAGCTCCGCTTATAAATTCCGCTGGTAGAATGGACGATGCTACCATATCATTTAAATTTTTAAGGTCTAAAAGCTTGGGCGAGGCAAATGAGTATTTAGATATCATTAGCAGATTTAACGCCTCACGCAAAGAGCAAGAAAAAGCACTATTTGAATCTAGCCAAAATGAGATAAATGAAAATGAGGATATTATCGTTACTTGGGGCGATGAGTGGCATGAGGGCGTAATAGGGATTGTCGCTGGAAGATTAGCTAAAAAGTATAAAAAACCAGCCATTGTCTTTAGCATAGATGGCAACAAAGCCAAAGGGAGCGCTAGAAGTGTTGGCAAATTTGATATTTTATCTCTAATTGCCTCTCAAGAGAGCCTATTATGCGGATATGGCGGACATAAAGGGGCAGCTGGGCTAGTTATAGAGAGTGCTAATTTAAGCAAATTTAAAACAGCCATAAATCAATCTTGCTTTTTACAAGAACTATATGATTTTAGCGTAAATGATGAGATTTTAGGCGAGATTGACCCAGCAGCGATTGATTATGAGCTTTTAGAGATTTTGGAGTTTTTCGAACCATATGGTCAAAAAAATCCACGCCCACTCTTTGAACTTAAAAAAGCCATGGTAAAATCAGCTAAAAAAATAGGCAAAGATGAAACGCACCTAAAAATCATCTTACAAAAAAACAATAAAACCCTAGAAGCGATATTTTTCAACTACGATTATTTACCAAAAAATGGCGAAAATATAGATATTTTAGTTACAATTTCTAAAAATTCATTCCGTGGGCTAATCACCCCACAACTACTAATAAAAGAGATTATAAAACAGGAGCAAAAATGA
- the ilvD gene encoding dihydroxy-acid dehydratase, with the protein MRSDNIKKGYTKTPHRSLLRATGLRDEDFDKPFIGVANSFIEIIPGHFFLDKYSKILKDEIRKNGCVPFEFNCIGVDDGIAMGHEGMLYSLPSREIIANSVETVMNAHCLDALICMPNCDKIVPGMLMGALRVNVPTIFISGGPMAAGVGSNGEALDLNSAFEAVGAYETKKIDEKELKHIECNACPSGGSCSGMFTANSMNTLCEAMGVALEGNGTILALTKEREKLIRKAAKRICEIALDERYKIRNIINEKTIKNAMVVDMAMGGSSNTILHMLAISREANAPLDIAKLNDISKSVPHIAKIAPSLPSVHMQDIAKAGGLSAVINEIAKFNSDLLSLDALTISGESLGDRVKNAEILDQNIIHTAKNAYSKVGGLAILFGNLAEQGCVIKTAGIIGSRQFSGKAVCFNSQDEAIQGISSGKVQKGDVVVLRYEGPKGGPGMQEMLSPTSLIVGRGLGADVALITDGRFSGATRGLSIGHVSPEAAEGGMIGLLKDGDIIDIDVDNFSINVRLSDDEIKARRKEWKYAGKVVNSRWLRQYQKLVTNASNGAILEA; encoded by the coding sequence ATGAGAAGTGACAATATTAAAAAAGGCTACACCAAAACCCCGCACCGATCGCTATTAAGGGCAACTGGGCTTAGAGATGAGGATTTTGATAAGCCATTTATCGGTGTGGCAAATAGCTTTATTGAGATTATTCCGGGGCATTTTTTTCTTGATAAATACTCAAAAATTCTAAAAGATGAAATTCGTAAAAATGGCTGTGTGCCATTTGAATTTAACTGCATTGGCGTAGATGATGGTATCGCTATGGGGCATGAGGGTATGCTTTATTCTCTTCCAAGCCGTGAGATTATAGCAAATTCGGTTGAAACCGTGATGAATGCTCACTGCCTTGATGCGCTTATATGTATGCCAAACTGCGATAAGATCGTTCCTGGAATGCTTATGGGAGCTTTAAGAGTAAATGTGCCAACGATATTTATAAGCGGTGGGCCGATGGCTGCTGGAGTTGGGTCTAATGGAGAGGCTTTGGATCTAAACTCAGCTTTTGAGGCCGTTGGTGCGTATGAGACCAAAAAAATAGATGAAAAAGAGTTAAAGCATATCGAGTGTAATGCTTGTCCAAGTGGTGGGAGCTGCTCTGGAATGTTTACAGCAAATTCGATGAATACGCTTTGTGAGGCTATGGGTGTAGCATTAGAAGGAAATGGCACTATTTTGGCTTTGACAAAAGAGCGTGAAAAGCTAATTAGAAAAGCTGCTAAAAGGATATGCGAGATCGCCCTTGATGAGAGATATAAAATCAGAAATATCATCAACGAAAAAACGATAAAAAACGCAATGGTAGTAGATATGGCGATGGGTGGAAGCTCAAATACAATTTTACATATGTTAGCCATCAGCCGTGAAGCTAACGCACCACTAGACATCGCTAAATTAAATGATATAAGCAAAAGCGTCCCACACATAGCCAAAATCGCCCCAAGCCTACCTAGTGTGCATATGCAAGATATTGCTAAAGCTGGTGGGCTAAGTGCGGTTATAAATGAAATAGCTAAATTTAATAGCGATTTATTAAGCTTAGATGCCCTTACTATAAGTGGTGAGAGCTTAGGCGATAGAGTGAAAAATGCTGAAATTTTAGACCAAAATATAATCCACACGGCAAAAAATGCTTACTCCAAAGTCGGCGGACTAGCTATTTTATTTGGGAATTTAGCCGAGCAAGGCTGCGTGATAAAAACCGCTGGGATAATCGGCTCAAGACAATTTAGCGGAAAAGCTGTTTGCTTTAACTCTCAAGATGAAGCTATACAAGGCATTTCAAGCGGAAAAGTTCAAAAAGGCGATGTCGTAGTCTTAAGATACGAAGGCCCAAAAGGGGGGCCAGGAATGCAAGAGATGCTAAGCCCAACAAGCCTAATCGTAGGTCGTGGGCTTGGAGCCGATGTAGCCTTAATCACAGATGGGAGATTTAGCGGAGCTACAAGGGGGCTTAGCATAGGGCATGTAAGCCCAGAAGCTGCTGAAGGCGGTATGATAGGACTTTTAAAAGATGGCGATATCATCGATATTGATGTGGATAATTTTAGTATAAATGTCCGCTTAAGCGATGATGAGATAAAAGCTAGACGCAAAGAGTGGAAATACGCTGGAAAAGTGGTAAATAGTCGCTGGCTAAGACAATATCAAAAGCTAGTTACAAACGCAAGCAACGGAGCGATTTTAGAAGCGTAG
- a CDS encoding HpyAIV family type II restriction enzyme, translated as MKYDIFKNKLNNRIFGDDLNYEILLTVLKNPKRYIGLFRITNAKTKLIQNLTQSCEIKFGDFLEEILTSYIDEMGYENLDKNIGTDEENKPLSADQVFRKNSEIYLIEQKVRDDHDSTKKRGQYANLIKKIRCLKQNFPNQKIKVAMWFSDNSLKKNQKFYTEQIANNTDDLVEISLFYGKEIFENLFYRIDIWNELVSHLKQNKAERSNEILSVPDFDTSKEIKNALLKIKNNEPKLIKNLLSNKIEFIELRKELFPTGCNLKGL; from the coding sequence ATGAAATATGATATTTTTAAAAATAAATTAAATAATCGAATTTTTGGCGATGATTTAAATTATGAAATTTTGCTAACTGTCTTAAAAAATCCAAAGCGATATATTGGTTTATTTAGAATCACAAATGCTAAAACAAAACTAATACAAAATCTTACTCAAAGTTGTGAAATTAAGTTTGGTGATTTTTTAGAAGAAATTTTAACTTCTTATATCGATGAGATGGGCTATGAAAATTTAGATAAAAATATCGGCACAGATGAAGAGAATAAACCTTTGAGTGCCGATCAAGTTTTTAGAAAAAATAGTGAAATTTATCTAATCGAACAAAAAGTCCGCGACGATCATGATAGCACAAAAAAACGCGGTCAATACGCCAATCTAATCAAAAAAATTCGCTGTTTAAAACAAAATTTTCCAAATCAAAAAATAAAAGTTGCAATGTGGTTTAGCGATAATTCTTTAAAGAAAAATCAAAAATTTTATACCGAGCAAATCGCAAATAATACTGACGATTTGGTAGAAATTTCGCTATTTTATGGCAAAGAAATTTTTGAAAATTTATTTTATAGAATTGATATTTGGAATGAATTAGTTTCGCATTTAAAACAAAATAAAGCTGAGCGTTCAAATGAGATTTTGAGTGTGCCTGATTTTGATACAAGCAAAGAGATTAAAAATGCCTTGTTAAAAATAAAAAATAATGAGCCAAAACTTATTAAAAATCTACTTTCAAATAAAATAGAATTTATAGAATTGCGAAAAGAGCTTTTTCCAACTGGATGCAATTTAAAAGGACTTTGA
- a CDS encoding CTP synthase, with the protein MSKETKYIFVTGGVLSSLGKGIAAASIATLLKNVGYKVSMLKADPYINVDPGTMSPLEHGEVFVTDDGAETDLDLGHYERFLDENLSQDNNFTTGKVYSSVIERERRGDYLGKTIQVIPHIVGDIVDRIKKAAKDNDILIVEIGGTVGDIEGLPFLEAIRALRSEVGRSNGMFIHLTLVPYIKVAGELKTKPTQHSVGELRRIGISPDMIICRTEIPLSRELKDKIAASCGIERNAVIESSDMQSIYQVPLSFLNQNILEPITQNLNLKNPKPNMQNWDNLVKRVIAPNDQINLAFVGKYVDLKESYKSLTESIIHAGANLDTRVAIKWCDSEKIDTNNVADTLKDCDAILVAGGFGSRGVSGKMEAIKFARENKIPYLGICLGMQLSMIEFAKNVLKLDDANSMEFDENCKNPIIYLIDSFIDANGKKQLRTHTSPLGGTMRLGGYECDVLKGSLLAKTYNNATKIKERHRHRYEANPKYRSEFEKAGLIVSGESDGLIEAVEIKNHPFFLGVQFHPEFTSRLTKPNPVILGFIKAGIEYKNAR; encoded by the coding sequence ATGAGTAAAGAGACAAAATATATATTTGTTACTGGCGGAGTTTTAAGCAGTTTAGGAAAAGGCATAGCAGCTGCTAGTATCGCCACACTACTTAAAAATGTGGGCTATAAGGTTAGTATGCTAAAGGCTGATCCATATATAAATGTAGATCCTGGCACTATGAGCCCACTAGAGCATGGAGAGGTCTTTGTAACTGATGATGGTGCTGAGACTGATCTAGACCTTGGGCATTATGAGAGATTTTTAGATGAAAATTTAAGTCAAGATAATAACTTCACAACTGGCAAGGTATATAGCTCAGTAATTGAGCGTGAGCGTCGTGGCGACTATCTAGGCAAGACCATTCAAGTAATCCCCCATATCGTAGGCGATATAGTAGATCGCATCAAAAAAGCCGCTAAAGACAATGATATATTAATAGTCGAAATAGGTGGCACCGTAGGAGATATAGAGGGACTTCCATTTTTAGAGGCTATTAGAGCCCTTAGAAGTGAGGTTGGTAGAAGTAATGGTATGTTTATCCATCTTACTTTAGTGCCATATATCAAGGTTGCTGGAGAGCTAAAAACTAAGCCAACCCAGCACAGCGTAGGCGAACTTCGCCGTATAGGCATAAGCCCAGATATGATTATCTGTCGCACAGAGATCCCCTTAAGCAGAGAGCTAAAAGATAAGATAGCAGCAAGTTGCGGTATAGAGAGAAATGCCGTAATAGAAAGCTCAGATATGCAAAGCATATATCAAGTGCCACTAAGCTTTTTAAACCAAAATATCCTTGAGCCAATTACCCAAAATTTAAATCTTAAAAATCCTAAGCCAAATATGCAAAATTGGGATAATCTAGTAAAAAGAGTTATCGCTCCAAATGACCAGATAAATTTAGCTTTTGTAGGTAAATATGTGGATTTAAAAGAGAGCTATAAAAGCCTAACTGAGAGCATAATCCACGCTGGAGCAAATCTAGATACAAGGGTTGCTATAAAATGGTGCGATAGCGAAAAAATAGATACAAATAATGTCGCTGATACCTTAAAAGATTGCGATGCTATCTTGGTTGCTGGGGGATTTGGGTCTCGTGGAGTAAGTGGAAAGATGGAGGCTATCAAATTTGCTAGGGAGAATAAAATTCCATATCTTGGAATCTGCCTTGGAATGCAGCTTAGCATGATTGAGTTTGCTAAAAATGTGCTAAAGCTAGATGACGCAAATTCAATGGAATTTGATGAAAACTGCAAAAATCCTATAATCTATCTAATAGATAGCTTTATTGATGCAAATGGTAAAAAACAGCTAAGAACTCACACTAGCCCACTTGGTGGGACGATGAGACTTGGCGGGTATGAGTGCGATGTACTAAAAGGCTCACTACTAGCAAAAACTTATAATAACGCAACTAAGATAAAAGAGCGCCATCGCCATAGATATGAAGCAAATCCAAAATATAGAAGCGAATTTGAAAAGGCTGGTTTAATAGTAAGTGGCGAAAGCGATGGGCTTATAGAGGCTGTGGAGATCAAAAATCACCCATTTTTCCTAGGCGTTCAGTTTCATCCTGAATTTACATCAAGATTAACTAAGCCAAACCCTGTTATATTAGGATTTATAAAAGCTGGGATAGAATATAAAAATGCTAGATAA